In Lentibacillus sp. JNUCC-1, the genomic window GTACTTGAAATCTCTTTATATCAGGAAAAGCGGTTTAAAGAATTGGGCGTGAGTGTGGCCATGACACGCCGATCTGATAAGCATCTACCATCTGGCCCCAGAACAAAGATCGTCCGGGATAGCGGTGCAAAGTATTGCATCTCTAACCACATTAATGCCGGTGGCGGTCAAGGTGCAGAGACGATCCACTCAATCCATTCTAATGGAAAGCTGGCACATCGGATTGCTGATGCTCTCGCTGCAGTTGGGCAAAACACCCGCCGGGTATTTACCCGTAAATGGGGGAGCAATGACTACTACTATATGCATCGGGAAACCGGCAGCGTTGAAACGATCATCGTTGAATATGGTTTTGCTGACAATAAGACTGACTCAGACCGTATTCTAAAACACTGGAAAACGTATGCTGAGGCGGTCGTCAAGGCTTTTTGCGAGCATATTGGTCATAAGTATGTAGCACCTGGACAAGACATTGAAGCGGACCATGTGAGCAATCCTAAACCTAAACCAAATAAGCCTTCATCCAAATGGCAAAAGGTGACCGGCAACTGGACCGGACAAGCTCTCAGAAAAGGCCAGTACGGCAAACCTGTTGGGCAGATGCAGTCAATGCTCGCTAACAATAACCCGCCATTCTATCCGGAAAAAGGAGCCAAGAACAACGGTGTGGATGAGTACTTTGGAGACAAGACAGCGGATGCCGTGGGGCGTTTTCAATCCTATTATGGTTTGACGGTTGACCAGATTCCCGGACCTAAAACCTATGCTAAACTCAAAGGAAGTAAACCTGCAGCATCTAAACCGTCATACGTCGGAAAGCGTGTTGAGTCTAAACACAGCGGCAATTTACGATTTTATTCTAAAGCGTCCTGGTCAGACAGTCATGTGGCCGGGTATCTCAAAAAGGGTACGGCTTCCCGACGATTGTTTCTAAGGTAAAGGTCGGGTCAGGGCATCAATACAAAGTACGAAACAGTAAAGGTGCCACGTATTATATAACGGCATCGAGTAAATATGTAAAAGTCGTATAAAAAAGCCACCTCACATAGAGGCGGCAATGGAAGTAGGGGGTTGGCTTATGTAGCTTACCCTCTTCTTTATTTTGTTCAAATTCATCGTTACTTATTCATGTTATAAACAATTACTTCACTAGAAAGATCCGCGCACAACTTCTCACATTCTGCACCAGTCAGTTTGTCTTTAAAGCGTATTTCTGACAGCCCAGCATCTGTAAAACCATCCTCATAGTAGTTCTCCAACTCATCCATCTCTCTTGCGGATCCAAACCCCACCAAGTGTCCAGGTAGTATTTTTTCCATTAAAACCCCTCCTCATAACTATAATCGAAAAAAGTTACGATAAGGAGGCATTTTATTTTAAATAAATATGTTGTTCTTAAATAAAAATGTAAAACATGATTATTGAAGAGGAATAAGTTGAACAAGAGAAAGTTTTTATTTGTCACTATTTTTTTACATTTCGCATCAAAGTTTATTGCTCGGGTAAAAATATCATCTTTATGTTTTAATTATTACCAATTAGTGGTATCCTTTAAATGAAGGTAACTATTCATTGGATAAATTACTACTAATTAAAACACCTTAGGCTTCTTATAACTTGTATATTTTACTTTTTATAAACAGCCCGTATGAAGGTGTTTTATTAATTGCACAATAGGGGGTGTAATTGTGTTAAACTCTAACACTAGGAAAAAATCATTAAGTGGTTGGTTAAAAAACAATTATGAACAGGAATTTTCAAATGGATTGAAGTTACAAAAGTTTTTGTTTTTTTATGAAGCGCTTTCTAAAATCGACAATGACGACTATGACTTCAATTATTTAAAAGGTTACAAAAGAGGACCAGTATTTAGTAATGTATATGGTGATTATACGTACAGGAAAGATGAGTTTATTAATGCAGCAGATGAGGCATACCAATTAAAACCCGAGTTGATCAATGAAGAGAGAGCAAGATTCTCCGGTTTCTTAACTAGAGTTTTAAATGAAGAGGAATTGTCAGATTTAACTCATGAGATGAATATATGGAATGAAAAAGAACTCGAAATAATGAGTGAGGTAAAGCAAATTCCGCTTAATGAAGACGATTTAAATGAAAACGATGTTTCTCTTATGGAAACATTAAGACAAACTTATCCTTCTAACTTCATAAATTCTACTGTTGTTATAGAAGTTGAAGATAAGAGTTTCGTAATAGACAAAGATGATTTCAATAAATTAACTGAAGAACAACAAAATCTATTACTAACATTGTCTGATAATGACGAATTAGAGAATCCAGTGTATGTTAAAATATCTGAAGATGGGGTGCTTTTGGTTGATTGATGAAAAGAATGTAATCAGAATGAGGGTTCCGTTTCCTGATATAGACTCAGGTTTAGCAGCTCGCCCTCATATGTATATATGTCTTAAAAGCGGAACCCAAAAAGAATTTATTAAATGTCAGACATTTAAGCCACGTCATTTGTTCCGTAATAAAGCTCCTCATAATTATTTAATTGAAGACCCCGACATCGACAGAAACCCTTTTTATGACAAAACGACTATAGACTGTGATAAGTCATTTGGGGTAGAAAATGTGACAGTGGATAAATCATTAATAACTGATAAAAGAGAAGACGTGTGTGATGCATTGTTTAGGGGTGTTAAACATAAAATAAATCATAGTAATTTTGTAACGAACTTTTTGGATATTGCCCCTTTACTTACTATAAATAGTAAAATAACTAGCAACCAATAATAAGAATGTGATTTATTACAAATAGGGATACTACATAAGAAATTACATAATACGAAATGAATAAAAGGGCCTTACCTTAATTGGCCCTTTTGTTTTAATATGTTAATCACCACATCCTCTCCTTTTCTTCAGCTTCCACGGTAAACATATATTGTCTAAGCAATCTTGACACCAACGCCTTAATTTCATCAGCAGTATATTCAATAATTTCTCCATCCACTTTATACTTCAAACTACTTATCTTTTTTACCTCACTATGGTGTTTAGAAATCATGTCTTTTTTCAGCTGGTAAAAGTCATTCACTAATCGCTCTATAATCGCGTCAAGCTTATCAAGGTAAACATTTTGCATTTTGAATTTCTTAAACTGCTCCTGGTCTTGCTTTAATATGTTGATGGCCATAGGCATTGTAATAAACTTATCTATTGTTTGTTTATCCATTCTATCACCTCATAAAGAACATTTGTTCTTATTATATAATGAAGTGATAAAGATATACAATGGAAAACTTATCTTATAAACCACTTATAATTCTTTTTTAAATAAGGCACGAGCATATGCAGCGTGTCTTCGAGAAAAATAGGCAAAGGCTTACGATATTCATCTAATATTATAAATGGTCCTTGCAGCTGAGTCGGTTTAATTTCCGGATGCCAAAACACATACCAGTATTCATTTATTTCTTTTGCGCTGAGATCGATGAACAGTTCGTCTATGCAGTCAATATAATCTACATGGACTATATAACTGTATGGATTGAAGCGCTTGGATAGTTCTTGAAGGTATTTTTCCAATTAATCACCTTTTTAAATTTGATAATACATAATTCGACATGTGATCAGAAGAATCCTTTAAAGTAATACAATTTTTTATGATCCATAAAAGCATCACACGAATATCACACAAACATCACAGGAAAAAATAAAAATACGAAATTCAATGAACAAAAAATTCGCTTCTCCCATCTCTAATAACTGACACATCCACAAAACACTCCTAGAAGAAACTGCAAAAAAACACTTACAAGATACTTATAACACTATCAATTTGCTTTGTTTTCTCGTATAATTGAATAGACAACCTATTGTTGGCGTCGAATTTTCATTAATACACATTTTGAGTCCATCTCATAGCGAACGTGTGGACGTATCTTAATGAAAAAAGGCGCCTGTTGTATTACATAAAATATAACCATTAAACAAAGCTTAACAGTATATATTGGATGAGCGGCAGAAGGAAAGGAAGATAAAGTTTGGGTATTTTTAACTTTTCACAAGATCTCGGTGTTGATTTGGGCACCGCAAATACATTGGTGTTCATTAAGGGGAAAGGTGTTGTATTAAGAGAACCCTCTGTAGTAGCAAAAAATCTGGAAACAGGACAAGTGGAAGCTGTTGGTGGCTCTGCCAGGAACATGATTGGAAGAACGCCCGGAAACATTTCTGTTATAAGACCAATGAAGGACGGTGTCATCGCTGACTATGATACAACTGCAGTGATGATGAAATACTTTATAAAGAAAGCGATGCGAAAACGATCATTAATGGCCAGAAAGCCTAACGTCATGATTTGTGTGCCATCAGGAATTACAATGGTTGAAGAGCGGGCTGTCATTGATGCATCTAAACAGGCTGGTGCGAAAGACGCTTTCCCCATTGCAGAGCCTTTTGCAGCTGCAATCGGCTGCGGGCTTCCTGTCTGGGAGCCGACGGGAAGTATGATCGTGGATATTGGTGGCGGAACCACTGAAGTTGCTGTTATTTCGCTTGGAGGCATTGTTACCAGTCGATCAATTCGCACTGCTGGAGATAATATGGACGATGCTATTATTAACTATATTCGAAAGCATTACAATTTGATGATCGGGGAACGTTCCGCTGAATCTATTAAGATGGATATTGGAAGAGCAGGAGAAATCACTCAGGATGAAGAAATGGATATCAGAGGACGTGATTTGTTAAGCGGTCTTCCAAAAACCATTACGATTCAAACTTCTGAAATTGTTAAAGCATTGAAAGAAACAGTTGATTCGATCATTAGTGCTGTAAAGGACACTTTAGAACAAACACCGCCTGAATTGGCTGCAGATATTATGGACCGCGGAATCGTGCTTTCGGGTGGCGGGGCGCTACTCACTAATCTGGATCAGGTGATCAGTAACGAGACCCAAATGCCGGTATTTGTAGCCGAAAACCCGTTGGACAGTGTTGCTTTGGGGACAGGAAAATCGCTTGATTATATACAGCATTTTAGAACCCACCCAAATGTCTCAACACGATCCACTACAGACTAAGTAGGTGCAGCCATGAATTTTTTTCGTAAAAAAAGATTATTTGTATTCTTGATCGGGATAATTATTCTGGTCGTTATGATTGGTTTTTCCATCAATGATCGTGACCATTTGACCACACCCGAACAATTCGTTAATGATACTATAGGATGGGCGCAAAGCGCTATTCATGCTCCAGTTGATTTTGTAACAACTTTTTTTGAAGATATAGATGAAATTAAAAAGACTTACGAAGAGAACAAAATCCTTAAAGAAAAACTTGCCGAGAATAAAAATTTAATTTATGAAGTCCAGGAAATTAAGAAAGAGAATGCTGAACTTAGGGAAACACTTGATAAAACAGAAAGCATACGCGATTATGAACCCATTCAGGCAACTGTTATAGCCCGGTCACCTGAGCGCTGGATTGAGCAAATCAAACTTAATAAAGGCAAGCAAGCAGGCATTCAACCCAATATGGCAGTTATTACAGCAGATGGGATGATTGGTAAAGTCCAAACAGCATCAGAGTTTACATCAACTGTTCAGCTGCTGACGGGTTTTGATCAGCTCAACCGGATTTCGGCTACCATCGCCCGAGAAGATGCTCCTGATATTTTTGGGCTAATTGAAGGGTATGACCGAAAAACGGATACCCTTATGTTTAAAATGATTGAGCATTCAGGGGAAAAGCTTGAAAAAGGAGAGCTTGTCGTATCATCCGGGATGGGAGGGGTATTTCCTGCCGGATTAACAATCGGAGAGGTAAAAGATGTGGTACCGGACCAATATGGTCTCACAAATACGGCGCTGGTTGAACCTGCTGCAAATATGTATGATGTGAATAACGTTATCGTCGTCAGTCGGACGATGGTAGGCAAACGAGAAGAAAATGAGGAGGGGGCTGAATGAAACATTTATACGTCCCTTTATGCTTATTTGTATTCCTCGTGTTTGAAGGCGTTGCTTTTGAGTTGCTCCCCGCCAGTATTGTGTCTGGTAAATCCATTATTGTTCCGCACTGGATTTTGATTTTGATTGTGTTTATAAGTTTGTTTTATGTCAGAGAAAAGAGTCTGCTGAGTGTTGGATATGCACTGGTGTTTGGCTTTTTGATCGATATTGCTTATACTGGAATCCTGGGCGTGTATATGTTCGGTTATGGCGCTGCGATTTATGTTGTTTATAGTTTGATGAAATATTTACAAACAAACATATATTCCGCCATTTTGCATGGAACAATCGCTGTTATTATATCTGATGTGTTAATTGGTATAATCTACGAGATGGTTGGCCTAACCAATATTTCAATTCCTGATTACTTAATTATGCGGCTTATTCCAACCGTATTGGCAAATCTTGTCTTTTTAATTGTGTTATACCCCGTTATGAAAAACCTGCTGATTAAATGGGGAACTGATTAGCAGGTTAAGTGATCAGGGTTGCCTGGGGGAGGACATGAGGTGAACAACATGGTACAAAATGATCAGATTATAATAATTAAGGGAACGAAAGATGGGCTGACCATTTTTATAGATGATGGTTGTTCATTTGAAGATGCCTTAAAAGAACTTGAAGAAAAAGTTTCCGTGAAAGACCCTGTTACAGATAGTCCTTCTGTCAAAGTATCTGTGAAACTGGGAAAACGATATATTAACCATGAACAACATGAAAAACTGTCATCGGTTCTAAA contains:
- a CDS encoding N-acetylmuramoyl-L-alanine amidase — encoded protein: MSLLIIDGGHGGMDPGGGSNSHFKEKDKVLEISLYQEKRFKELGVSVAMTRRSDKHLPSGPRTKIVRDSGAKYCISNHINAGGGQGAETIHSIHSNGKLAHRIADALAAVGQNTRRVFTRKWGSNDYYYMHRETGSVETIIVEYGFADNKTDSDRILKHWKTYAEAVVKAFCEHIGHKYVAPGQDIEADHVSNPKPKPNKPSSKWQKVTGNWTGQALRKGQYGKPVGQMQSMLANNNPPFYPEKGAKNNGVDEYFGDKTADAVGRFQSYYGLTVDQIPGPKTYAKLKGSKPAASKPSYVGKRVESKHSGNLRFYSKASWSDSHVAGYLKKGTASRRLFLR
- the mreD gene encoding rod shape-determining protein MreD codes for the protein MKHLYVPLCLFVFLVFEGVAFELLPASIVSGKSIIVPHWILILIVFISLFYVREKSLLSVGYALVFGFLIDIAYTGILGVYMFGYGAAIYVVYSLMKYLQTNIYSAILHGTIAVIISDVLIGIIYEMVGLTNISIPDYLIMRLIPTVLANLVFLIVLYPVMKNLLIKWGTD
- the mreC gene encoding rod shape-determining protein MreC, which produces MNFFRKKRLFVFLIGIIILVVMIGFSINDRDHLTTPEQFVNDTIGWAQSAIHAPVDFVTTFFEDIDEIKKTYEENKILKEKLAENKNLIYEVQEIKKENAELRETLDKTESIRDYEPIQATVIARSPERWIEQIKLNKGKQAGIQPNMAVITADGMIGKVQTASEFTSTVQLLTGFDQLNRISATIAREDAPDIFGLIEGYDRKTDTLMFKMIEHSGEKLEKGELVVSSGMGGVFPAGLTIGEVKDVVPDQYGLTNTALVEPAANMYDVNNVIVVSRTMVGKREENEEGAE
- a CDS encoding rod shape-determining protein — encoded protein: MGIFNFSQDLGVDLGTANTLVFIKGKGVVLREPSVVAKNLETGQVEAVGGSARNMIGRTPGNISVIRPMKDGVIADYDTTAVMMKYFIKKAMRKRSLMARKPNVMICVPSGITMVEERAVIDASKQAGAKDAFPIAEPFAAAIGCGLPVWEPTGSMIVDIGGGTTEVAVISLGGIVTSRSIRTAGDNMDDAIINYIRKHYNLMIGERSAESIKMDIGRAGEITQDEEMDIRGRDLLSGLPKTITIQTSEIVKALKETVDSIISAVKDTLEQTPPELAADIMDRGIVLSGGGALLTNLDQVISNETQMPVFVAENPLDSVALGTGKSLDYIQHFRTHPNVSTRSTTD